The following proteins come from a genomic window of Gadus morhua chromosome 11, gadMor3.0, whole genome shotgun sequence:
- the LOC115553304 gene encoding olfactory receptor 4D9 encodes MSEDAAAAHCCTLTNKILLVVFLVLLILAILLGNFLTLAVVMGTKHFHTPQGYLKASLAVADLAVGLLVVPLTVYAEVSLMLRDPAPDWISQNSQTPAISFHPCMIIGPVFAGCTLVSISTIFLLTIERSIAVLRPLHKESVITRKRTTILIVFSWLGSFFLAVSPILFSSEIALEYNPCSRMCNYALGTIGEFPTRAWNILLLFPTFDFTLLGGTVVINIISLSTIRQYSKRRKHLAESECQSAAKPTFSDIKAAKIIGTLTLVFTASFTPIAVFVVGNVLGNEWCNFSFFSFWILATNSGWNVIIYSVRDQKFRMRAQKLLCTCSCRSNAANT; translated from the coding sequence ATGTCGGAGGACGCGGCCGCGGCGCACTGCTGCACGCTGACCAACAAGATCCTCCTGGTGGTGTTTTTGGTCCTGCTCATCCTCGCCATCCTGTTGGGGAACTTCCTCACGCTGGCCGTGGTGATGGGCACCAAGCACTTCCACACGCCGCAAGGGTACCTGAAGGCGTCGCTGGCGGTGGCGGACCTCGCCGTGGGCCTGTTGGTGGTGCCGCTCACCGTTTACGCAGAGGTGTCCCTCATGCTGCGGGACCCAGCGCCGGACTGGATCTCGCAGAACTCCCAGACCCCGGCGATAAGTTTCCACCCGTGCATGATCATCGGCCCCGTGTTCGCGGGCTGCACCCTTGTTTCAATCTCCACCATCTTCCTGCTGACCATCGAGCGGAGCATCGCCGTGCTGAGACCACTGCACAAGGAGTCGGTCATTACGCGCAAGAGGACCACCATACTCATCGTCTTCTCGTGGCTCGGGAGTTTCTTCCTCGCCGTGTCTCCCATCCTTTTCAGCAGCGAGATAGCGCTGGAGTACAACCCCTGTAGCCGGATGTGTAATTACGCACTGGGTACGATCGGGGAGTTTCCGACCCGCGCCTGGAACATACTTCTCCTTTTCCCAACTTTTGATTTTACCCTCCTCGGCGGCACGGTGGTCATAAACATAATTTCGCTGTCAACCATCAGACAATACTCCAAGCGCAGGAAACACCTGGCTGAGAGCGAGTGCCAAAGCGCAGCCAAACCCACCTTCTCGGACATCAAGGCTGCCAAGATCATCGGGACGTTGACGCTCGTCTTCACCGCCTCCTTCACTCCGATCGCTGTTTTTGTGGTGGGGAACGTCCTTGGGAATGAGTGGTGCAACTTCTCGTTCTTCTCCTTCTGGATATTGGCCACAAACAGCGGCTGGAATGTCATAATTTACAGCGTGCGCGACCAGAAGTTCAGAATGCGTGCGCAAAAACTGCTGTGCACCTGTTCCTGCAGGAGCAATGCCGCAAACACCTGA